In a single window of the Methylophaga frappieri genome:
- the pstA gene encoding phosphate ABC transporter permease PstA, which produces MSLESKTATLPPRIDLRSLEKNVYEWRSLKNTLLTGLIWFLGIVASIPLFSVIFMLIVEGGTRLDIEALTALPPAGFEMGGGFGNAILGTLTMVGIAAAISIPIGVLAAIYLGVLNPKSQLATTSRFLAKVLTGFPSILAGVFVYAVLVVTMGTYSAWAGGVALAVLMLPTVILAAEEAMKQVPQRMKDAAFGMGCTRTQVIFKVVLPTGLPGILTGVILAVAGAAGESAPLLFTALFSNYYMAELAEPTASLSILIYNFSGMPFENQIELAWAASLVLVMLVLFFNILARIIGRSKFRE; this is translated from the coding sequence ATGAGTCTGGAAAGCAAAACGGCGACATTACCGCCTCGAATCGATTTACGCTCTCTTGAAAAAAATGTGTACGAATGGCGGTCACTAAAAAACACCTTACTCACTGGCCTGATCTGGTTTCTGGGCATTGTCGCCAGCATTCCGCTGTTTTCTGTGATTTTCATGCTGATCGTGGAAGGCGGCACCCGTCTGGATATTGAGGCACTGACTGCCTTACCACCGGCTGGTTTTGAAATGGGTGGCGGATTTGGTAACGCGATTCTCGGTACACTCACCATGGTAGGCATTGCCGCAGCAATTAGTATTCCAATTGGCGTACTGGCGGCCATTTATCTCGGGGTGTTAAATCCAAAAAGCCAGCTGGCAACTACGTCGCGATTTTTAGCTAAAGTGTTAACCGGTTTTCCATCGATTCTCGCCGGTGTCTTTGTCTACGCTGTCTTGGTTGTCACCATGGGAACGTACTCCGCATGGGCAGGTGGCGTGGCGCTTGCCGTATTAATGTTGCCAACGGTTATTCTGGCTGCGGAAGAAGCGATGAAGCAAGTCCCGCAGCGTATGAAAGATGCGGCCTTTGGTATGGGCTGCACCCGCACTCAGGTCATTTTTAAAGTCGTGCTGCCGACAGGCTTACCCGGCATTCTTACCGGCGTTATTCTGGCTGTGGCAGGCGCCGCCGGAGAGTCCGCGCCGCTGTTATTTACTGCCTTGTTCAGCAACTACTACATGGCTGAATTAGCGGAGCCTACTGCATCCCTGTCTATTTTGATTTACAACTTTTCCGGCATGCCGTTTGAAAACCAGATTGAGCTCGCTTGGGCGGCATCTCTGGTGCTGGTCATGCTGGTGCTTTTCTTCAATATTTTGGCGCGCATCATTGGTCGCTCCAAGTTCAGAGAATAA
- the hldE gene encoding bifunctional D-glycero-beta-D-manno-heptose-7-phosphate kinase/D-glycero-beta-D-manno-heptose 1-phosphate adenylyltransferase HldE — protein MKPSFPEFFNAPIIVVGDVMLDRFYFGKTQRISPEAPVPIVNVERLEDIPGGAANVAMNIASLGARCQLLGITGEDEAAVVLQQRLDAVGIDCHFQKGARSTIIKSRIISAHQQLLRMDFETPFTHDEAKPLPNLSAPLFTQNKVLILSDYNKGTLAQPQPLIQSAKAAGLQVLVDPKGKDFSKYRGADLITPNMAEFESVVGAIHSEAELLEKARQLIIDLEIAALLITRSEQGMSLIHADGRELHLPAIAKEVADVTGAGDTVIATLGSALAAGQSLQQAVILANVAASIVVSKLGTATVSSPELQAEYQRHQGAHHTDHAIAGAVTTEQLKTAVAQAKQRGEKIVFTNGCFDILHAGHVSYLHEARQLGDRLIVAINTDASVTKLKGPGRPINTAERRQTVLAGLADVDWVTCFAGDTPEALLREIQPDILVKGGDYDKTGVVGWEIVEAYGGEVKVMGLVENCSTTAIVNKINQR, from the coding sequence TTTTCCTGAATTTTTTAATGCACCGATAATCGTCGTCGGTGATGTCATGCTGGATCGTTTTTATTTCGGCAAAACGCAGCGCATTTCACCGGAAGCGCCGGTACCGATAGTGAATGTGGAGCGTCTTGAAGATATTCCGGGCGGTGCTGCCAATGTGGCAATGAATATTGCGTCGCTGGGTGCGCGTTGTCAGTTGTTAGGGATTACCGGTGAGGATGAAGCTGCGGTGGTTTTACAGCAACGACTGGATGCGGTGGGCATCGACTGCCACTTTCAAAAAGGGGCGCGGTCAACCATTATCAAGTCACGCATCATTAGTGCGCATCAACAATTGCTCCGTATGGATTTTGAAACGCCATTTACGCACGACGAGGCGAAGCCGTTACCTAATCTCAGCGCGCCATTATTCACCCAAAATAAAGTGCTGATTTTGTCTGATTACAATAAGGGCACTTTAGCGCAACCGCAACCGCTGATTCAGTCTGCAAAAGCCGCAGGGTTGCAAGTGTTGGTAGATCCAAAAGGTAAGGATTTTTCTAAATATCGCGGTGCCGATTTAATTACACCGAATATGGCCGAGTTTGAATCCGTAGTAGGGGCAATTCATTCGGAAGCAGAATTATTAGAAAAAGCACGGCAATTAATTATCGATCTAGAGATTGCGGCGTTGTTAATTACGCGCAGTGAACAGGGTATGTCGCTTATCCATGCGGATGGCCGTGAATTGCATTTGCCGGCAATTGCCAAGGAGGTGGCCGATGTCACGGGCGCCGGCGATACGGTTATTGCGACACTCGGTTCAGCATTAGCAGCGGGACAAAGTCTGCAGCAAGCCGTTATTTTGGCGAATGTAGCGGCCAGTATTGTGGTGAGCAAACTTGGTACAGCGACGGTAAGTAGTCCTGAACTTCAAGCCGAGTATCAACGACATCAAGGTGCTCATCACACGGATCATGCCATTGCTGGGGCGGTCACCACGGAGCAACTTAAAACAGCCGTCGCGCAAGCCAAACAACGTGGTGAAAAAATCGTATTTACCAATGGTTGTTTTGATATTTTGCATGCAGGCCATGTCAGTTATTTACATGAAGCCAGACAATTGGGCGATCGCTTGATTGTGGCAATTAACACGGATGCCTCGGTGACGAAGTTAAAAGGACCGGGCCGGCCGATTAATACGGCAGAGCGTCGTCAAACGGTATTAGCCGGTTTAGCTGATGTGGATTGGGTGACTTGCTTCGCGGGTGACACCCCTGAAGCACTGCTTCGAGAAATTCAGCCTGATATCTTGGTCAAAGGCGGCGATTACGATAAAACGGGCGTTGTTGGCTGGGAAATTGTTGAAGCTTATGGCGGCGAGGTGAAGGTGATGGGCTTGGTAGAAAATTGTTCAACGACGGCCATCGTCAATAAAATTAATCAGCGATAA
- the pstB gene encoding phosphate ABC transporter ATP-binding protein PstB, producing MNHHADTGSFIAKPYQPTGPVVLDCQVKNIYYGDFRAVRDTIVPIEKNKVTGFIGPSGCGKSTVLRSMNRMNDLIDSFRFEGSIQYHNHDIYGKKVDAVVVRRYIGMVFQLPNPFSMSIYDNVAFGLRLNAFKGDEAEMVERALKRAALWNDVKDKLKNSGLSLSGGQQQRLCIARAIATEPDVLLMDEPCSALDPIATRQIEELMVELKEHYSVALVTHNMQQAMRVADVTAFMGVDISKGCRTGHLVEMAETRKIFESPDQALTRAYVNGEFS from the coding sequence ATGAACCATCACGCTGACACTGGCTCATTTATCGCCAAACCTTATCAGCCAACCGGCCCCGTTGTTTTGGATTGTCAAGTTAAGAATATTTATTACGGCGACTTCCGAGCGGTTCGAGACACCATTGTGCCTATCGAAAAAAACAAGGTGACCGGTTTTATCGGCCCATCAGGCTGCGGTAAAAGTACGGTACTTCGTAGCATGAACCGGATGAATGATCTGATTGATTCTTTCCGTTTCGAAGGCAGTATCCAGTATCACAACCATGATATTTATGGGAAAAAAGTTGATGCCGTTGTCGTAAGACGCTACATCGGTATGGTGTTTCAACTGCCGAACCCTTTCTCTATGAGCATATACGACAATGTCGCGTTTGGCCTGCGTTTGAATGCCTTTAAAGGCGATGAAGCCGAAATGGTAGAACGTGCTCTGAAACGTGCTGCGCTGTGGAATGATGTCAAAGACAAACTGAAAAACAGTGGCTTGTCTTTATCAGGTGGTCAACAACAACGCTTGTGTATTGCGCGCGCAATTGCCACAGAGCCTGATGTGTTACTGATGGATGAGCCCTGCTCGGCTTTGGACCCCATTGCGACTCGTCAAATTGAGGAGCTGATGGTCGAACTCAAAGAGCATTATAGTGTGGCACTAGTCACCCATAATATGCAGCAGGCCATGCGTGTTGCCGATGTGACCGCCTTTATGGGGGTGGATATTTCTAAAGGGTGCCGCACCGGTCACTTGGTTGAAATGGCAGAAACCCGCAAAATTTTCGAATCTCCCGACCAAGCGTTAACGCGTGCCTACGTCAACGGCGAGTTCAGCTAA